AAAGGGAAGTGATGTGCGCCGATTCCTGCCTGTTGGGCAAAGAGCGTCAAGGCACAGGGCTCTTTTGCTGCAAAGAGGGAGATCTCCTGGCTTCTTACCTTTGACTTGGGGACAGTGCGTAATCTGCTTCGCGAGGGCGCTGGAGCAGGCCGGAAGATGAATGGTATGATGGGTCCAAAGACTAGGCTGTAGGGGCCGATGGAAAGGTTTACATGAGAAAGATCGGGAGAAATGACCCTTGCCCTTGCGGCAGCGGCAAAAAGTTCAAAAAATGCCACCTCGGGCGGGAGGACGAGCTCTTCCACCAGGAGGATGGGGCGTTTGCGGCGGATTTGAGCGCCCGCATCACGGCACTGCCTGAAGTGGATTATGGCGGCGCCCATGAAATGGTCCGTGCTTTGGACCTGAAAACATTGAGCAGGGGAGAATTCGGCATTCGTTTCGTAGATCTGAAGGCCTATCAGGAACTCGAAGTAAGCGGAGAGACAGGGAGCGAGTCCAGACAGGATGCAACCGGGGGGGTTCTGATCAATCTCTTGAAGACGCGTCCGAGTGACCCGGCGCATATCTATGTCGCGATTTCCCCCGATATCGGGAAGAGCGCCCTGGCGCATCAGATCGCCCATGTCTTGGACTATGCGGTGGGCTCGGGTCTGATTCCTGGGTCGATGAGGGCGCTCAGTTACGAATTGGGGATTCCGATCGACCAACTCGAACATCCCCAGGAATTCGGTTACTGGCTGCGCTATGTTCGTGAAAAACTCGAAATCGAACTGGATGCAGACGATACGGTGATCGACTTTCTCTATGAAAACCGGATGCTCGTCAAAGGGCGTGATATAGAGAAACAGGACATGGCTGCCCTCAAGGACCAGTCCCAGCGAATATTCAAGTTTCTGTCGCAGAAAGGCCCGGAGCTGGATGCACTTATTTGTGAGAAGCCTGGTTATATCGGCAGCCGTCTTGCGGCGGATTGAAGATGAGCCGCAAGACGCTCGGATTGAAAGGCTGCTTGAGTGAAGACGCTTCGTTGCGCTCGAAGCAGTCTGCTTCGGCTCATTTCTGTAAGAGGTTCATCGTTTGTTCGCCGAATAGACTGAAGCGAAGCCAGCGGAAGGCAAATTGGAGCAGCTCTTCATCCTGGGTACGCAGCCTTTCTTGGAGTTCTCTAGCGACGTTAAAATGACGCAGAAAACTACTGCCGAACACAAACGATCGAAATCTGTCCAAATCGTAAGAGGCCATGAAAAACATCTGGATGTTTCGTTCCATGGCCGTTTTCATGGCGAACGGCCTCGCGGTGGTTACAATCCTCGACCAGGCGTCATTCATCCGGCTGTAGTCGTCAAGTCCCTCATGTGAAAGCCATTCCTGCAAGGTCCACTCCCGAGCTTCGACAAACCCTTGGCAGTGAGGTTCTTTAACAAGGAAAAACCGCTCTTGCGCAGCGGGCTGAGCCTCCGTGA
The Desulfatiglans anilini DSM 4660 DNA segment above includes these coding regions:
- a CDS encoding YkgJ family cysteine cluster protein, producing MTHRSDNPAPNPESPAHTAAPKASFEPLESGRRFQFDCHPGISCFTACCAKLRLILTPYDILRLKRRLGMPSGKFLEVHTETFFDTGARFPMVKLCMQDTEGGRCPFVSAVGCTLYEDRPSACRLYPVGRASAFTEAQPAAQERFFLVKEPHCQGFVEAREWTLQEWLSHEGLDDYSRMNDAWSRIVTTARPFAMKTAMERNIQMFFMASYDLDRFRSFVFGSSFLRHFNVARELQERLRTQDEELLQFAFRWLRFSLFGEQTMNLLQK